From Pseudomonas sp. G2-4:
GGTGGAATGCGTAATTAGTTATGGCAGACCGTTCGTCTGCCAGCGTCCAAGCCCACGGTTCACGTGGGCTTGGACGGCATAAAAAATTATTCCTGATTGCCTTGAGCTGTTTCTGAAGGATAAATCGTGCGCCACAGCTCAAAACCGCCGTCCAGGCTGTAGACGTCGCTGAAGCCTTGGCTGATCAGATAGCCGGCTGCGCTCTGGCTGGAGTTGCCGTGATAGCAGACCACGACGGTAGGCGCATCGAGATCGGCGGCGCGGATGAAATCGGCGATTGAAAGATTATCCAGGTGTTTCGAGCCCGGGATATGGTTAGCCGCGTAAGTCTGAGGGTCGCGCACATCGACGACGACAGCGCCTTGTTCACGCAGAGCCTGGGCCTGTTCCGGGGGAATACGCTTGAATTCGGTCATATAAAGCTCCTGTAGCCTGAAACGCGGCGCCGATTAAACGGTGGTGGTCGCCGCCAATGGTGCGGTGGTCGGGTGATGGGGTTTGGCGTGACCCTGCTCGTCGCAATCGCAACGCAGTTGCTCACCGGTGTCGACGTTCATCAGCGTCATCGCGCTGCCCCAGACGCAGCCGGTATCCAGGGCGAAAACCCCGGGTTCGTCGCTTTGGCCTTCGAGCGCCGCCCAGTGACCGAAAATGATTTTCAAGTGACGGGTCTTGCGTTCCTTGTGCTTGAACCAGGGCGCATAGCCAGGCGGGGCCGTTTCGATGCCTTCCTTGCTCTTGAGATCAAGCTTGCCATCGCGAGTGCAGAAGCGCATGCGGGTGAAATAATTGGTAATGACTCGAAGGCGCGCGGCGCCCGTTAGGTCGCTGTCCCATTTGACTGGCTCGTTGCCATACATGCCATCCAGATAGGGCGCGAACAGGTTGTCGTCACGCAACGCCTGTTCAACCTCGGCGGCACACTTGAGCGCCTTGCGCACGGACCATTGGGGTGGGATGCCGGCATGAACCAGCGCCAGGTTACGTTGCTCGTCGTAGTGCATGAGTTTTTGCTGGCGCAGCCATTCCAGCAGTTCAACGCAATCGGGGGCGTTGAGAATTTCGCTCAGAGTATCGGATTTTTTCAGGCGCTCGATGTTCTGCCAGGCAGCCAGCAGGTGCAGGTCGTGGTTGCCGAGCACGCAGACCAGCGACTGGCGGATGCCATAGAGAAAACGCAAGGTCT
This genomic window contains:
- the glpE gene encoding thiosulfate sulfurtransferase GlpE; translated protein: MTEFKRIPPEQAQALREQGAVVVDVRDPQTYAANHIPGSKHLDNLSIADFIRAADLDAPTVVVCYHGNSSQSAAGYLISQGFSDVYSLDGGFELWRTIYPSETAQGNQE
- a CDS encoding symmetrical bis(5'-nucleosyl)-tetraphosphatase, which codes for MATYAVGDLQGCLDPLKCLLERVAFDPQKDTLWLVGDLVNRGPQSLETLRFLYGIRQSLVCVLGNHDLHLLAAWQNIERLKKSDTLSEILNAPDCVELLEWLRQQKLMHYDEQRNLALVHAGIPPQWSVRKALKCAAEVEQALRDDNLFAPYLDGMYGNEPVKWDSDLTGAARLRVITNYFTRMRFCTRDGKLDLKSKEGIETAPPGYAPWFKHKERKTRHLKIIFGHWAALEGQSDEPGVFALDTGCVWGSAMTLMNVDTGEQLRCDCDEQGHAKPHHPTTAPLAATTTV